DNA from Desulfosporosinus sp. Sb-LF:
ACGCCTCTTGATTGTACTGGTTGTGGAAACTGTGCCGACGTTTGCCCCGCACCTGGTAAAGCAATTATTATGAAACCAGCCGACCATGAGATTGAAATGGAATCAGAAAACTGGGAATATGCTATTAAAAATGTGACTGAAAAACGCGATCTAATGGATGTTAAGAGCTTAAAAGGAAGTCAATTCGCCCAACCATTGCTTGAGTTCACTGGAGCTTGTCCAGGCTGTGGTGAAACACCCTATGCTCGGCTAATTACACAGTTGTATGGTGACCGTATGTTAATTGCTAACGCTACAGGTTGTTCCTCCATCTGGGGTGGCAGTGCACCCTCTATTCCGTATACCGTGAATGCAAAAGGTAAAGGGCCCGCCTGGATGAGTCCACTATTTGAAGATAATGCTGAGTTCGGCTATGGCATATATCTTGGTTCAAAGCAAATTCGAGCTAAACTAGCCGATCTAATGCAACAAGGCTTAGAGAGTTCTATGAGTGAAAATCTCAAAGAAGCCTTCCGGGAATGGCTAGAAAACATGGAAGATGGAGAAGGATCAAAGAGAGCCTCTGCCCGCGTCCTTGAAGCTATGAACAACGAAGATGTCGCCGGCAATCCGATTCTTTGCGAAATCAAGGTGAAGAAAGATTATCTCATTAAACCCTCCGTTTGGATTTTTGGTGGCGATGGCTTTGCTTATGATATTGGTTATAATGGAATAGATCATGTCATCGCGAGTGGGGATGACGTGAATATCCTTGTGATGGATACTGAGGTTTACTCTAATACGGGTGGACAATCCTCAAAGGCAACCCAGACCGCAGCTATCGCTAAATTTGCAGCTGCAGGGAAGAAAGTTCGCAAAAAGGATCTAGGCCTTATTGCCACAACCTACGGCTATGTCTATGTTGCTCAAATTGCCATGGGTGCTAATATGAATCAAACCATTAAAGCGATTGCTGAAGCAGAAAGTTATCCTGGACCGTCGATCATCATTGCTTATGCATCTTGTGTAAACCACGGGATAAAATCCGGCATGGGCACGAGTATCTTAGAACAGAAAAAGGCAGTCGAATCAGGGTATTGGCATCTCTGGAGACATGACCCCCGTCTTAAAGATCAAGGGAAGAACCCTTTTGTACTCGACTCTAAAGAGCCTACTGCTTCCTTCCAAGATTTTATAAAAGGCGAAATTCGTTATTCGTCACTTATGACCGTATTCCCAGATGTCGCGCAAGAAATGTTCGACGTAGCAGAGGGGCACGCTCGAGAAAAATATCAGACCTTAAAGCGTTTTGCGGAAATGCAATATTGATCGTAGTCTAAAAAGGCTATGGTTAGCTACCTGGACTAAAGGTTAAAGGCATGTCGTTGCAAAAATTGACATGCCTTTAACTCTCAAAAGAATTAGAGTTATCTCGACATATTGTAGATACTCTTTCGGAGACAAGTTGATTTGTGCGCCTTTGATTCCTGTAAAATGAACAAGAATGGTTATTTAATCTAAAGATAACGTCTACTAACGAAGGAAAGCTCAAATTAGACACACGACTCCCGCACTATAGTTAGTGTGGGAGTCGTGTGTCTAATTTGAGCTGTTTTTTAGGACAAAGAATTTGTATCCACCCATTCTTTTGCATTTTGCACGGATTCTTCGCTGGGGATAGGAACATTGGATTGGGGTTTAGTACTTTCGATATGCCCTCGCCAAGCTGCCGTATCATGCCTTTCAATAGGGTTTGCTAAGAACTTTTCTTTTGACGTATTTTCAGTCATAACAATACCTCCTTTAAGATTCAGTATTATCATTCCCATTTTTTTGTTCTATAATTTGTTTCTTTACCGATTCGTAACGACAAGTTTTCGTAACATAACCTTAACCCTAATCAATCGTCTATTCAAGATTGAATATCAATTTTATTCTTGGTATTATGAGGAAAAAGTAAAAAGAGGTGCTCTATGGATATTAAATGCAATGATGTCAAAGTGAAATTTAATGAAAACGCAAGTCAATATGATAGCCAAAGAAAAAAACTCATTCCATGCTTCGATGATTTTTATTCAATAGCAATTTCCATTGCCGAAACTGATAATAATAATCCTGATATATTAGATATTGGTGCGGGAACAGGGTTATTGTCTTTTTTTATCTTAGAAAAATTTCCAAATGCTAATGTAACATTAATTGATATATCTGAGAAAATGATAGACGTGGCAAAAGAAAGGTTTAAAGATAAGCCTAACGTTACATATATAATTGACGACTATAGCAACTATAAATTTAATAAGAAGTATGATATTGTAATATCCTCACTTTCAATACACCAT
Protein-coding regions in this window:
- a CDS encoding DUF3787 domain-containing protein, whose translation is MTENTSKEKFLANPIERHDTAAWRGHIESTKPQSNVPIPSEESVQNAKEWVDTNSLS
- a CDS encoding class I SAM-dependent methyltransferase, which translates into the protein MDIKCNDVKVKFNENASQYDSQRKKLIPCFDDFYSIAISIAETDNNNPDILDIGAGTGLLSFFILEKFPNANVTLIDISEKMIDVAKERFKDKPNVTYIIDDYSNYKFNKKYDIVISSLSIHHLTGDEKKQLYDNVYSCLNRNGVFINADQVIGGTPFIESLYKREWNYKIENSGLSKEEILSAYERTKLDKMSPLEDQINWLKDVGFLDVDCVYKYYNFIVLFGRK